The following coding sequences are from one Armatimonadota bacterium window:
- a CDS encoding ATPase, T2SS/T4P/T4SS family, with the protein MRRSALLGELLTEAGAVTPAALSRALEQQRHTGERLGEVVISLGLAAPEEVATALARQLGLEFVRPSDLLLPREVLALVPEDLARRHRVVPIRRDHHGLVLGMVDPLDVIAIDDVRRATGLAVRPAVITADDFFRALGQYGTPASSVERILGELSAAPAVVEEESVESLRLVAEQAPVVRLVDQVIRQAVRRHASDIHIEPQEDRLRIRYRVDGVLYAVMSPPRHVHAALISRIKIMARLNIAERRLPQDGRLAMRIDDREIDVRVSTIPTIWGE; encoded by the coding sequence ATGCGTCGCAGCGCACTGCTTGGGGAACTCCTGACCGAGGCGGGGGCGGTCACGCCGGCCGCCCTCTCCCGGGCACTGGAGCAGCAGCGGCACACCGGGGAGCGGCTCGGCGAGGTGGTCATCTCCCTGGGCCTGGCCGCGCCGGAGGAGGTGGCCACCGCCCTGGCCCGGCAGCTCGGGCTGGAGTTCGTCCGCCCATCCGACCTGCTCCTCCCCCGCGAGGTGCTGGCCCTGGTGCCCGAGGACCTGGCCCGCCGGCACCGCGTTGTCCCCATTCGCCGCGACCACCACGGGCTGGTTCTGGGCATGGTTGACCCCCTGGATGTGATTGCCATCGACGACGTCCGCCGGGCCACCGGGCTGGCCGTCAGGCCGGCGGTGATCACCGCGGACGACTTCTTCCGCGCCCTGGGGCAGTACGGCACGCCGGCCAGTTCCGTGGAGCGGATCCTGGGCGAACTCAGCGCCGCCCCGGCGGTGGTGGAGGAGGAGTCGGTGGAGTCCCTGCGCCTGGTGGCCGAGCAGGCACCGGTGGTCCGCCTGGTGGACCAGGTGATCCGGCAGGCCGTGCGGCGCCACGCCAGTGACATCCACATCGAGCCCCAGGAGGACCGGCTGCGCATTCGCTACCGGGTGGATGGGGTGCTCTATGCGGTCATGTCGCCGCCGCGCCACGTCCACGCGGCGCTGATCTCCCGCATCAAGATCATGGCCCGCCTGAACATCGCCGAACGGCGCCTGCCCCAGGACGGCCGCCTGGCCATGCGCATCGACGACCGGGAGATTGACGTGCGCGTCTCCACCATCCCCACCATCTGGGGGGAGA
- a CDS encoding cupin domain-containing protein: MIEIVRAHRQYAAVPERPEYFSGTVRLQYLTRPANPGKVELIAVFFQAGARTIPHIHSTDQALYVVEGEGVVATEGERRLIRSGDIAVIPANAWHWHGATRTSAMAHISMRPAGPSNWQVEKRDWDQY, from the coding sequence ATGATCGAGATCGTGAGGGCACATCGCCAGTATGCCGCGGTCCCCGAGCGGCCGGAGTACTTTTCGGGGACGGTGCGGCTGCAGTACCTGACCCGGCCGGCCAACCCCGGAAAGGTGGAACTGATCGCGGTCTTCTTCCAGGCTGGGGCGCGCACCATCCCCCACATCCACTCCACCGACCAGGCGCTGTACGTGGTGGAGGGTGAGGGGGTTGTGGCCACGGAGGGCGAGCGCCGCCTCATCCGATCCGGTGACATCGCCGTCATTCCCGCCAACGCCTGGCACTGGCACGGCGCCACCCGCACCAGCGCCATGGCGCACATCTCCATGCGTCCCGCGGGGCCAAGTAACTGGCAGGTGGAGAAGCGCGACTGGGACCAGTACTGA
- a CDS encoding NAD(P)-dependent oxidoreductase, producing MRDSLRAVDLEGKVLGVVGLGRVSTAVSRKAMAAFGMRVLGDDPFLPPAEIRSRGAQPVDDLLSLLREADVVTLHVPLTPQTRRLIGERELAAMKPTSLFINTARGAVVDEAALARALHQGRLGGAALDVFEQEPPDLGNLLFSAPNLVVTPHSAALTAECAARMTVHAAQGILDVLAGRRPAAVVNPEVFST from the coding sequence GTGCGCGACAGCCTGCGGGCGGTGGACCTGGAGGGCAAGGTCCTGGGGGTGGTCGGCCTGGGGCGCGTGAGCACGGCCGTCAGCCGCAAGGCAATGGCGGCGTTCGGCATGCGGGTCCTGGGCGATGACCCGTTCCTCCCCCCTGCGGAGATTAGGTCCCGGGGAGCCCAGCCCGTGGACGACCTCCTCTCCCTCCTCCGGGAGGCGGACGTGGTCACGCTCCATGTGCCGCTGACGCCCCAGACACGCAGGCTCATCGGCGAGCGAGAGCTGGCCGCGATGAAGCCCACCTCACTGTTCATCAACACCGCCCGCGGAGCGGTCGTGGATGAGGCGGCCCTGGCGCGGGCGCTACATCAGGGTCGCCTGGGGGGAGCCGCGCTGGATGTGTTCGAACAGGAACCGCCCGACCTGGGTAACCTCCTCTTCTCCGCACCCAACCTGGTGGTGACGCCTCACTCGGCCGCCCTGACCGCAGAGTGCGCCGCGCGCATGACCGTCCATGCCGCGCAGGGTATTCTGGATGTGCTGGCGGGACGACGTCCCGCTGCCGTGGTCAACCCGGAGGTTTTCTCCACGTAG
- a CDS encoding RNA polymerase sigma factor, translating to MDQEDAALVQAFQRGEESAFTALVIKYRETLYRLARRLVGSHEDGADITQEVFLRAYRALPRFDGRAHLRTWLYRITVNLCLDHQARRRRLLWAELEESTAEAPPQVAPETRAEAADTASAIVRAVAALPPRQRAMVALRLYQDLPYAEIARVLGCSEGTVKATMFAALRRLRAALAAERSERS from the coding sequence TTGGATCAGGAGGACGCGGCGCTCGTCCAGGCCTTCCAGCGGGGTGAGGAGTCCGCCTTCACCGCCCTGGTGATCAAGTACCGGGAGACTCTTTACCGCCTCGCCCGGCGTCTCGTCGGCAGTCACGAGGACGGGGCGGACATCACCCAGGAGGTCTTCCTGCGGGCGTACCGCGCCCTGCCCCGATTCGACGGGCGGGCGCACCTGCGCACCTGGCTCTATCGGATTACGGTCAACCTCTGCCTGGACCATCAGGCCCGTCGTCGCCGCTTACTCTGGGCGGAGCTGGAGGAGAGCACGGCAGAGGCACCTCCACAGGTGGCGCCGGAGACGCGGGCGGAGGCTGCGGATACAGCTTCGGCCATCGTCCGGGCTGTGGCTGCCCTCCCTCCGCGGCAGCGGGCGATGGTGGCGCTGCGTCTGTACCAGGATCTCCCCTATGCGGAGATCGCCCGGGTCCTGGGGTGCTCCGAGGGGACGGTCAAGGCGACGATGTTTGCCGCCCTGCGCAGGCTGCGCGCTGCACTGGCGGCGGAGAGGAGCGAGCGGTCCTGA
- a CDS encoding Fe-Mn family superoxide dismutase yields the protein MALYRYEAKKFRSFEVTLDGISKKTMEEHYKLYQGYVNKANEILEKLAALDKDPAKANPTYSDIRELKVEYTRAVGGVKNHENYFSLLGGTGGKPSGKLASLIERDFGSFEAWQQDLKATGIAARGWAWLAYDWDSGHLFNYIGDEQNTFPVWNASVLLALDVFEHAYFIDFGTAKAAYIDAFFRNLDWTLPEQIARDVLPGER from the coding sequence ATGGCGTTGTACAGGTATGAGGCCAAGAAGTTCCGTTCGTTTGAGGTGACGCTGGACGGGATCAGCAAGAAGACCATGGAGGAGCACTACAAGCTCTACCAGGGCTACGTGAACAAGGCCAACGAGATCCTGGAGAAACTGGCCGCCCTGGACAAGGATCCGGCCAAAGCCAACCCCACCTACTCCGACATCCGGGAGCTCAAGGTGGAGTACACGCGCGCCGTGGGCGGGGTGAAGAACCACGAGAACTACTTCTCCCTGCTGGGGGGCACCGGGGGGAAACCCTCGGGGAAGCTGGCCTCGCTGATCGAGCGGGATTTCGGCTCCTTCGAGGCCTGGCAGCAGGACCTCAAGGCGACCGGGATCGCCGCCCGCGGCTGGGCCTGGCTGGCCTACGACTGGGACAGCGGGCACCTCTTCAACTACATCGGGGACGAGCAGAATACGTTCCCCGTCTGGAATGCCAGCGTGCTCCTGGCCCTGGATGTCTTCGAGCACGCCTACTTCATCGACTTCGGCACGGCCAAGGCGGCGTACATCGACGCCTTCTTCCGCAACCTGGACTGGACGCTGCCCGAGCAGATTGCCCGGGATGTGCTGCCGGGGGAGAGGTAG
- a CDS encoding Uma2 family endonuclease, with product MGPEALAVVSVEEFWRLAHRLPRAELVGGQVVEMAPPGFRHGAITAALLRTLHEFVTTQDLGVTVAETGFVLSSDPPTVRAPDVAVVLRSRLPSPPPAGFFFGPPDLAVEVLSPDDRPAEVAAKVADYLRAGAAAVWVVDPESRTVTVHTRSGATRYAAQEAVDGAPVLPGLHLPVGPLLAG from the coding sequence ATGGGACCGGAGGCGCTGGCAGTGGTCTCTGTGGAGGAGTTCTGGCGCCTGGCGCACCGCCTCCCCCGGGCGGAGCTGGTCGGTGGCCAAGTTGTAGAGATGGCTCCCCCGGGCTTCCGTCACGGAGCGATCACGGCCGCACTGCTGCGAACCCTGCACGAGTTTGTGACCACCCAAGACCTCGGCGTGACTGTGGCCGAGACCGGATTTGTCCTCTCTTCCGACCCCCCGACCGTGCGTGCGCCCGATGTGGCCGTGGTCCTGAGGTCCCGCCTCCCCTCACCGCCCCCGGCGGGATTTTTCTTCGGACCCCCGGATCTGGCGGTGGAGGTCCTCTCGCCGGACGACCGGCCCGCTGAGGTGGCGGCGAAGGTGGCCGACTACCTGCGCGCGGGGGCGGCGGCTGTGTGGGTTGTCGATCCGGAGAGTCGGACGGTTACCGTGCACACGCGCAGCGGGGCGACACGGTACGCCGCCCAGGAGGCCGTGGACGGCGCGCCGGTGCTCCCCGGGCTCCACCTTCCCGTCGGCCCCCTGCTCGCCGGGTAG